A window of the Tenebrio molitor chromosome 1, icTenMoli1.1, whole genome shotgun sequence genome harbors these coding sequences:
- the LOC138122139 gene encoding uncharacterized protein isoform X2, with product MINLMQWPRHLVNNKILKKSGFFFLTYMLLISAFCTFVVITTHQENQMISQYLVFGAGSLTAVASYITLYAKHHEFVKIYWDIFPNLWPLRCAGEGAFNHLRQTGTFAKYFMYLMTILSAVTATLGLPWFGDEYDLYIPIRCFEDHLNKWWSVIFSTIFYINFYHAGFTIISNVFVMMYLALHLYGQLFLLEQQLAKLGQDSRRNDLDNANYDQEYQVWIRGNLILFIQHHRILQDFLNKINELIYFPILYFSFSAVTAGVALVLFPTNSCQSIIRVVFTAILTVLLTATFCFLGQLVENESNAIFYAVSNLPWYLWTVKNQKLVLLFLLNTEQSMILSSSGVITVNYQLLIRICQQVYSAMTFLLNVDPERFF from the exons ATGATCAACTTAATGCAATGGCCAAGGCATTTAGTCAACAacaagatattaaaaaaatctggtTTCTTCTTTTTGACCTACATGTTGCTAATAAGTGCATTTTGTACTTTCGTTGTGATAACGACCCACCAAGAAAATCAAATGATCTCACAATATCTCGTATTTGGAGCGGGATCTTTGACC GCTGTTGCCAGTTACATCACTTTGTATGCCAAACACCACGagtttgttaaaatttactGGGACATATTTCCCAACCTTTGGCCTCTGCGATGTGCCGGTGAAGGCGCTTTCAACCACCTCCGGCAAACTGGAACTTTTGCTAAGTATTTTATGTACCTGATGACCATTTTAAGCGCAGTTACAGCAACCCTCGGGTTACCGTGGTTTGGTGACGAGTACGATCTGTACATACCCATCCGATGTTTCGAGGACCATTTGAACAAATGGTGGTCGGTTATTTTCTCCACAATTTTCTACATCAACTTCTATCACGCTGGATTCACAATCATCTCAAATGTTTTCGTCATGATGTACTTAGCGTTGCATTTGTATGGACAATTATTTCTACTGGAACAACAATTGGCGAAATTGGGACAGGATTCGCGTAGGAATGACCTAGACAACGCAAATTATGACCAAGAATACCAAGTCTGGATCAGAGGAAATTTAATTCTGTTCATTCAGCATCACCGCATACTGCAGGA ttttctaaACAAGATCAACGAATTGATATACTTTCCTATACTTTACTTCTCTTTCAGTGCAGTGACCGCCGGAGTTGCCTTGGTACTATTTCCG ACGAATTCCTGTCAAAGTATTATTCGTGTTGTATTCACCGCAATCCTGACCGTTCTTCTGACAGCcacattttgttttctcggACAATTAGTAGAAAATGAA AGCAACGCAATATTTTATGCAGTAAGCAACTTGCCTTGGTATTTGTGGACggtcaaaaatcaaaaactggtACTGCTCTTTCTGCTCAACACCGAGCAGAGTATGATTCTATCCAGCTCCGGTGTGATAACTGTCAACTATCAACTCTTGATAAGG ATTTGTCAACAAGTATATTCCGCAATGACGTTTCTACTAAATGTAGACCCAGAAAGATTCTTCTGA
- the LOC138122139 gene encoding uncharacterized protein isoform X1: protein MINLMQWPRHLVNNKILKKSGFFFLTYMLLISAFCTFVVITTHQENQMISQYLVFGAGSLTAVASYITLYAKHHEFVKIYWDIFPNLWPLRCAGEGAFNHLRQTGTFAKYFMYLMTILSAVTATLGLPWFGDEYDLYIPIRCFEDHLNKWWSVIFSTIFYINFYHAGFTIISNVFVMMYLALHLYGQLFLLEQQLAKLGQDSRRNDLDNANYDQEYQVWIRGNLILFIQHHRILQDFLNKINELIYFPILYFSFSAVTAGVALVLFPTNSCQSIIRVVFTAILTVLLTATFCFLGQLVENESNAIFYAVSNLPWYLWTVKNQKLVLLFLLNTEQSMILSSSGVITVNYQLLIRVPSILKIEFIYELSFSDLSTSIFRNDVSTKCRPRKILLSVC, encoded by the exons ATGATCAACTTAATGCAATGGCCAAGGCATTTAGTCAACAacaagatattaaaaaaatctggtTTCTTCTTTTTGACCTACATGTTGCTAATAAGTGCATTTTGTACTTTCGTTGTGATAACGACCCACCAAGAAAATCAAATGATCTCACAATATCTCGTATTTGGAGCGGGATCTTTGACC GCTGTTGCCAGTTACATCACTTTGTATGCCAAACACCACGagtttgttaaaatttactGGGACATATTTCCCAACCTTTGGCCTCTGCGATGTGCCGGTGAAGGCGCTTTCAACCACCTCCGGCAAACTGGAACTTTTGCTAAGTATTTTATGTACCTGATGACCATTTTAAGCGCAGTTACAGCAACCCTCGGGTTACCGTGGTTTGGTGACGAGTACGATCTGTACATACCCATCCGATGTTTCGAGGACCATTTGAACAAATGGTGGTCGGTTATTTTCTCCACAATTTTCTACATCAACTTCTATCACGCTGGATTCACAATCATCTCAAATGTTTTCGTCATGATGTACTTAGCGTTGCATTTGTATGGACAATTATTTCTACTGGAACAACAATTGGCGAAATTGGGACAGGATTCGCGTAGGAATGACCTAGACAACGCAAATTATGACCAAGAATACCAAGTCTGGATCAGAGGAAATTTAATTCTGTTCATTCAGCATCACCGCATACTGCAGGA ttttctaaACAAGATCAACGAATTGATATACTTTCCTATACTTTACTTCTCTTTCAGTGCAGTGACCGCCGGAGTTGCCTTGGTACTATTTCCG ACGAATTCCTGTCAAAGTATTATTCGTGTTGTATTCACCGCAATCCTGACCGTTCTTCTGACAGCcacattttgttttctcggACAATTAGTAGAAAATGAA AGCAACGCAATATTTTATGCAGTAAGCAACTTGCCTTGGTATTTGTGGACggtcaaaaatcaaaaactggtACTGCTCTTTCTGCTCAACACCGAGCAGAGTATGATTCTATCCAGCTCCGGTGTGATAACTGTCAACTATCAACTCTTGATAAGGGTAccttcaattttgaaaatcgaatttatttatgaacTATCTTTTTCAGATTTGTCAACAAGTATATTCCGCAATGACGTTTCTACTAAATGTAGACCCAGAAAGATTCTTCTGAGTGTGTGCtaa